In Acidimicrobiales bacterium, the genomic window CAGAGCCAGGAGTGGGAAGAGTCCACCTCTTTCTTCGACGTGGTCGCCTGGCGAGACCTCGGCGAGAACGTCGCCCTGAGTCTCACCAAGGGGGCGCGGGTGATCGTCACTGCCCGCCTGGAGCAGCGCAGCTGGGAGACCGACGACGGCGAACGCCGCTCGAAGGTAGAGCTGGTGGCCGACGACATCGGCCCGAGCCTCCGGTTCGCCACCGCCGAGGTTCAGCGGACCCAGCGCCAGCCGGCCGACGCCGAGACCCACGAGGTCGAGACCGTCTAGTCCAACGGAGCGGGCCGGGGGAGCGATCCCCCGGCCCCTTCGCCGCGTTCGCAAATGTCGCAGCAGCCCGTTGCTCGGCTGGCGTGTGCTCGACCGCACGGTTGGCTCCGGCGGTCCCGGCCATCGAAGCCGGTCCCGAAGGCATCTGGCGGATGTAGGGGGAGGGTGCCGGTTGTCTTCATCGTGCCGCCACCCCTTCCCCGTTCAAGGGACGCTGCGGGACGCCGCCACGGTCGCAGACGGCGATGCCGTCGGCGGTAAACCGCCTCTTCGACCGGGCTCCGTGTCCTCGCTCGTCCTCCGGCCGCCCTTGAGCGAGGCGGGGTCCCCGGCTGGCTCCTTCGATGGCGACCGGCGGGAGCAGCCTGCCCGAAATCAGGAGGTGCCAGTGATGGCCGACGTTGAACTCACGGACTGCCCGTTCGATTCCGAGCCGACGGTGCTCGTGGCAATCGAGCCCAACGAGCTCGACCTGCGAGACCACGATCCGTTCGGGTTCTGGTCCGACCGGGACCGCTGAACAGCGAGGGCCGGGGTGACCCGGCCTTTGCTGCGACACCGCCCTACGGCTCCGGTGGAGCCGAGGACTCCACAACGCCATGCAGGCGCTCGAAAGCCGAACGTGTGATCCCTTCGATCACCTCATATGTGATCCTCATCTCCTCGTCGTTGTCGAAGTCGGGCCGCACCTCTTCGGTGACGTACCGCCCCGGGTGTGCGGTCATGTTCCGTACGGCCTGGACGAACTTGACGGCGTCTCCGACCTCGCCGTCTAGCGACTCGAACAGGTCGTTCCCATCCTTTGGTCCCATAGCCGCCATGGGTAGCCATCTGGCCCTCCGTGCTGTATCGAGTAGGTCCTCGAGAGTCCAGCGATGCAATGGCTTCCGTTGGTTCGACCAGTGGCCCCGCTGTCGCAGCTCCTGTTCGAAGCAGCGGACTGTCGCGAGCAGCACTGCCTCAAGGGTTGAGCCCATCAGGAGAAGAGCCGCACGCCAGCATTTCGCGTCGGC contains:
- the ssb gene encoding single-stranded DNA-binding protein, with the protein product QSQEWEESTSFFDVVAWRDLGENVALSLTKGARVIVTARLEQRSWETDDGERRSKVELVADDIGPSLRFATAEVQRTQRQPADAETHEVETV